The DNA sequence ACGGTCAGTGCGGACGATACCTTCCTTGACGTCGGAATCGGCATATTCGCCTTCAATGCCGAAAACGGCACCGTTGACGTTGATGTCATAGCCGATCACGCCGCCGTACAGCAGGCCGCTGTCATGGTTGACCGAGTCGAAATCGACATGATCCACGCCGACGACTGCGCCGACATAGGGACCGGAAAAGGGCACGGCGTCCTGAGCGAAGGCCGGTGCGGAAACGCTGGCAAGCAGCAACGCCGAAGCGATCAGTTTTTTCATGGGGGGGCTCCTTTTCTGGGGTAACCGGATGTTGTCGGAGCGCGCTTTAGGGAGCCTGAGCGTGAAGAGTAAAGCATCACAAACAACGACATACCGCATTGCACAACGAACTGTGGCAATGTTGCATCACGTCTTGAAATGGATTTCCGGCGCCCTAGTCAGCCGGATGACCCCGCTAAGGTCATCCGTCGCTCCGTCCGGTTTTAGAGGCTGCCGAACCCCGGGGCTTCACCGCGCGCCTGCCAGTCCAGTCGGGTTGGGCGTTTCCAGCCGATACGGGGACGCTTGCGCAGCCGCAGCGTCGGCCAGTCGCCATTATCCATGCGCTCGGCCAGCCGCATGCCCTGAGCGCGATAGGCTGACAGAACGGCATCCGCCTGTTCTTTCAGCAATCCGGCTAGCAGGATTGTGCCCCCTTCCTCCACGAGCGCGCAAAGCGAGGGGGCGAGTTCGATCAACGGGCCAGCGAGTATGTTCGCGATCAGCAGATCATAGGGCGCGCGCGTCGCGATTGCGGGGTGATCAACGCCCGCCGCGACATACAGCGCCAGTTGGCTTTGACCCTTGCCGACCGCGATATCGTTGGCGACGGCATTTTCGGCGCTGATGTCGACGGCGATCGGGTCGATGTCGGACGCGGTGGCATAGGCGTGGGGCCATAAATGGAGCGCTGCGAAGGCGAGCAATCCGGTGCCCGTGCCAATGTCCGCCACATTGCCAAAGCGCATGCCAACCTGCCGCATGCGGTCTAGCATCAGAAGGCAGCCTGCGGTGGTCTCATGCTGCCCGGTGCCAAAGGCGCGGCTCGCTTCGATCAGGAAATTGACGTGGCCCTGCTGCTCCGCGTCGCTGGCAAGATTGCGGATGTGGAAGCGTCCGGCCGTGACTGGCTCCAGTCCTTGCTGGCTCAGGGTAACCCAATCCTCATCGGGCAGCTGTTCGATCAGCGGCTTGGTCCCATTTGCGCTGGGGATCAGGGTACGGAGCAGCTTGATCGCGGCGGGGCTGGGTTTGCCTTCAAAATAGGCATCAAGCTGCCATGCATTTTCATCGTCCGGCGCGACCTCGCTGGTCATCAGCACCGGCGGCTTGTCCATGAGCGCGAAGCCCGCGATGTCACCGTCCAACGCCTCCGCCTCGGCGCGGGTGCAGGGCAAGGTGACTTTCCAGCTTTGGACGGAAGAGGGCGCGGCATCAGTCATGCCGCGCCCTTTAGAAGCTTCAGGCGGGAAGGGGAAGTCAGAGGGCTTCAGTCGCTCTCCGGCTGCCTTTTCCCTGAAATTCAGGCCACCTGCCGTCCAAAATCGGATGATGCGGCACGCAGGCTGGCAAGCTTGCCCTCCACGCTCATGAAGCCGCGCTCCAACTGGTCGATTTCGGAAGCAACAACTTCCGTATCCTGACGGATGGCGGAAATGGTGCTCGACATCGAGTCGGCGGCCAGCGCCGTCTCATCGACAGCGGCGGTGATCATCGTGACCGTCTGCGCCTGGGCGTCCATGGCATGACGGATGCGGTCGGCGCTCGATTGCACTTCCCCAACCGTATCGCGGATTCGTTCATTGGTTTCGACCGACTGCCGGGTCGATGCCTGGATGTCGGCTATCTTGCCCGCGATTTCATCGGTCGCACGCGCCGTCTGGTTCGCAAGGCTCTTCACTTCCTGCGCCACGACGGCAAAGCCGCGCCCCGCGTCGCCCGCGCGCGCCGCTTCGATGGTGGCGTTGAGAGCGAGCAGGTTGGTCTGGCCCGCGATGTCGCGGATCAGGCCCAGGATCGACTCGATCGATTTCGCATGCTCGGTCAGAGTCGCCGACATCGTCACCGCATCGCCCGACTGCCGGGCGGCACGCTGCGCCACGTCTGCGGCGCTTTCGACTTCCGTGCGGGCATCCTCGATGGCCCGGATCAGCCCCGCAGAGGTGCGGGCTGCTTCACGCATCGCGATTGCGGATTGTTCGGCGGCGGCGGCGACTTCCGAAGCCTTGCCCAACATGCCGCGTGTGGCGGCAGAGGCATCCTTCGCCTGTTCACGCAGCGATTCGCCGAGCTGGGAAGCGCCGTCGATCTCGCCCATGATCCGCTGCTCGAACAGGGTGCCGATGCGTTGGCGTTCGTTGCGCTGCGCTTCTGCCTCGTCGCCCGCGAAGGCGTTGGTCATCATGCTGGCATCGACCATGCTGACCATGGTGATGATGTTCACAAGCCGCTGGCGAGTGGCATCGTCCGCCGCCTTCTGCCAGACGAGGTTGGTCAACTGTTTGTTGGCTTCCGATACCGCCGTTAGGACGAGGCCTAGGGGCAAGCCGCGTTTGCGGGCCAACCGGACACAGGCGATGGAACTGCCCGCCCAACTGCCTGCCTCATAGAAGCTGAGCTTCTGCCGCACATATTCATGTGCTTCGGTTTCGATCTTGGCGATCGTGGAGGCGGCCAGGACGCTGCGCAGATGAGATTGATCCATGTAGCTGTCGAAGAAGGTGCGGGCCGCGATCGATGCGCCGTCGCCTATCATGTCCCGAATCTCGCGCAGCCCTGCCGCCAATTCGCCGGTGGGATCTATTTCCGCCATGCTGGCGATCATTGCGCTCTTCGCTGGTGCGACGGACGTCATATGCGGCAAACCTCAATTCTCTTGTTTGTCCGTCGGGTCATAGCGCGATCTGGTTAATCAGTTCTTAGCCGTGATCGCCCCGCCGCTCTTTCGGCGCGGCTTGCCCTCTTGACCGTTCGCTCTTAAGGGGACGGGAATCAGGGACAAGCATCAGGGACGTAGGTAGATATGGCGCGAACCACGAGCCGGCCGCTCTCGCCGCATTTGACGATCTGGAAATGGGGGCCTGCTATGGCCATCTCCATCCTGCACCGCGTGACCGGTAACGGTCTGGCTACGGTCGGGATTCTGGGCGTGGTTTGGTGGTTGATGGCCGCTGCGATCGGTCCCGAAGCCTATGCAACTTTCGTCAAATGCGCCACTTCGCCGATCGGTTATCTGGTGATGATCGGCATCAGCTGGTTCTTCTTCCAGCATCTGATGTCGGGCCTGCGCCACTTCGTGCTGGATATGGGTGCGGGCTATGAGCTCAACATCAACAAGACATGGTCGCTGGTGATCCCGGTGCTGTCTACGCTGGCCACCGTGGCGCTGTGGGCCACCATCTTTTCGGGGAAAATCTGATGGGTACGGGAACCGGAATCGGCCGCGTCCGTGGCTTGGGATCGGCGCGGCATGGCGCGCATCACTGGCTGGCGCAGCGTTACACCGCCGTCGGCAACCTGCTGCTGGTTCTGTGGCTGATCTTCAGCCTCGTGAGCCTGCCGGGGCTGGATTATGAAAGCGTCCGCAACTGGATCGCCAATCCGCTGGTAGCCGTGCCGCTGATGCTGATGCTGGTCAGCATTTTCTATCACCTGCGCCTCGGCATGCAGGTGATGCTGGAGGATTATGTTCACGACAAGGGGCTGAACTTCTTCTGCATCCTGCTGCTGAACTTCTACACCATCGCTGGCGCCGCCGCTGGCATCTTCGCGATCGCCAAGATCGCCTTCACGGGGATCGTCAAGTAATGAGCGAAGCCTATAAGATCATCGATCACACCTACGACACGGTCGTAGTGGGTGCTGGCGGTTCGGGCCTTCGCGCGACCATGGGCAGCGCCGAAGCGGGCTTGAAGACCGCCTGCATCACCAAGCTGTTCCCGACTCGCTCGCATACCGTCGCGGCGCAGGGCGGCATCGCCGCTTCGCTCGGCAACAATTCGCCCGACCACTGGACCTGGCACATGTACGACACCGTCAAGGGGTCGGACTGGCTGGGCGACCAAGACGCGATCGAATATATGGTGCGCGAAGCGCCTGCCGCCGTGATCGAGCTGGAACATGCCGGCGTGCCGTTCAGCCGTAACGAGAATGGGACGATCTATCAGCGCCCCTTCGGCGGCCATATGCAGAATATGGGTGCCGGCCCGCCGGTGCAGCGCACCTGCGCCGCCGCCGACCGCACCGGCCACGCGATGCTGCACGCGCTCTACCAGCAGTCGCTGAAGTATGACGCGGACTTCTATATCGAATATTTCGCTATCGACCTGATCATGGAAGACGGCCCGAACGGCAAGGAATGCCGTGGCGTGATCGCCATCTGCATGGAGGATGGATCGATCCATCGCTTCCGCAGCAAGGCGGTGGTGC is a window from the Sphingobium sp. Cam5-1 genome containing:
- a CDS encoding porin family protein, translated to MKKLIASALLLASVSAPAFAQDAVPFSGPYVGAVVGVDHVDFDSVNHDSGLLYGGVIGYDINVNGAVFGIEGEYADSDVKEGIVRTDRDLYAGVRIGGEVVPNVLAYAKGGYTNARLEDTLDNSIKLDGYRLGAGLETTVQGFIVRAEYRYSRYEQIGGVNPERHQGALILGYRF
- a CDS encoding 50S ribosomal protein L11 methyltransferase, whose protein sequence is MTDAAPSSVQSWKVTLPCTRAEAEALDGDIAGFALMDKPPVLMTSEVAPDDENAWQLDAYFEGKPSPAAIKLLRTLIPSANGTKPLIEQLPDEDWVTLSQQGLEPVTAGRFHIRNLASDAEQQGHVNFLIEASRAFGTGQHETTAGCLLMLDRMRQVGMRFGNVADIGTGTGLLAFAALHLWPHAYATASDIDPIAVDISAENAVANDIAVGKGQSQLALYVAAGVDHPAIATRAPYDLLIANILAGPLIELAPSLCALVEEGGTILLAGLLKEQADAVLSAYRAQGMRLAERMDNGDWPTLRLRKRPRIGWKRPTRLDWQARGEAPGFGSL
- a CDS encoding methyl-accepting chemotaxis protein encodes the protein MTSVAPAKSAMIASMAEIDPTGELAAGLREIRDMIGDGASIAARTFFDSYMDQSHLRSVLAASTIAKIETEAHEYVRQKLSFYEAGSWAGSSIACVRLARKRGLPLGLVLTAVSEANKQLTNLVWQKAADDATRQRLVNIITMVSMVDASMMTNAFAGDEAEAQRNERQRIGTLFEQRIMGEIDGASQLGESLREQAKDASAATRGMLGKASEVAAAAEQSAIAMREAARTSAGLIRAIEDARTEVESAADVAQRAARQSGDAVTMSATLTEHAKSIESILGLIRDIAGQTNLLALNATIEAARAGDAGRGFAVVAQEVKSLANQTARATDEIAGKIADIQASTRQSVETNERIRDTVGEVQSSADRIRHAMDAQAQTVTMITAAVDETALAADSMSSTISAIRQDTEVVASEIDQLERGFMSVEGKLASLRAASSDFGRQVA
- the sdhC gene encoding succinate dehydrogenase, cytochrome b556 subunit translates to MARTTSRPLSPHLTIWKWGPAMAISILHRVTGNGLATVGILGVVWWLMAAAIGPEAYATFVKCATSPIGYLVMIGISWFFFQHLMSGLRHFVLDMGAGYELNINKTWSLVIPVLSTLATVALWATIFSGKI
- the sdhD gene encoding succinate dehydrogenase, hydrophobic membrane anchor protein — encoded protein: MGTGTGIGRVRGLGSARHGAHHWLAQRYTAVGNLLLVLWLIFSLVSLPGLDYESVRNWIANPLVAVPLMLMLVSIFYHLRLGMQVMLEDYVHDKGLNFFCILLLNFYTIAGAAAGIFAIAKIAFTGIVK